Proteins co-encoded in one alpha proteobacterium HIMB5 genomic window:
- a CDS encoding chorismate synthase (PFAM: Chorismate synthase~TIGRFAM: chorismate synthase), which translates to MSFNTFGKIFRFTTWGESHGPAIGCVVDGCPPMIQLNEKDIQIELDRRKPGQSKFTTQRKESDKVQILSGVFEGKTTGTPISMIIYNQDMRSKDYGDIKDKFRPGHADLTYFKKYGIRDYRGGGRSSARETAARVAAGAIAKKVLEKNFGKKFNVSGAVTQLGILGCDTSKWDKKFINKNPFFCPDKSMLKIWEKYLLGIRKAGSSCGAVIEVRANGIPAGLGAPIYSKLDMDLASAMMSINAVKGVNIGSGMNSAQLSGEENSDEISQNKNTLKFKSNNAGGILGGISSGQEIIVSFAVKPTSSILTSRKTVNKFGKNTTISVKGRHDPCVGIRAVPVGEAMMNCVLLDHYLMHKAQCK; encoded by the coding sequence ATGTCATTTAACACTTTTGGAAAGATATTTCGATTCACAACTTGGGGAGAATCTCATGGTCCTGCTATTGGATGCGTAGTTGATGGCTGTCCACCTATGATTCAATTAAATGAAAAAGACATACAAATTGAATTAGATAGGAGAAAACCTGGACAATCAAAATTTACAACTCAAAGAAAAGAAAGTGACAAAGTTCAAATCTTATCTGGTGTATTTGAAGGAAAAACAACTGGAACTCCAATCTCAATGATTATCTACAATCAAGATATGAGATCAAAAGATTATGGTGATATAAAAGATAAGTTTAGACCGGGTCACGCAGATTTAACATATTTTAAAAAGTATGGCATCAGAGACTATAGAGGAGGAGGAAGATCTTCTGCAAGAGAAACAGCAGCAAGAGTTGCTGCTGGAGCAATTGCAAAAAAAGTTTTAGAAAAAAATTTTGGAAAAAAATTTAATGTTTCAGGTGCTGTAACTCAATTAGGAATACTTGGGTGTGATACCTCAAAATGGGATAAAAAATTTATTAATAAAAATCCATTTTTTTGTCCTGATAAATCAATGTTGAAGATTTGGGAAAAATATCTTTTGGGTATTAGAAAAGCTGGTTCATCATGTGGGGCTGTAATCGAGGTAAGAGCTAATGGTATTCCTGCAGGATTAGGAGCTCCTATTTACTCAAAACTAGATATGGATTTAGCATCGGCTATGATGAGTATTAATGCTGTGAAAGGAGTAAATATTGGCTCGGGTATGAATTCAGCACAATTAAGTGGTGAAGAAAATTCTGATGAAATATCTCAAAATAAAAACACACTTAAGTTCAAATCCAATAATGCTGGAGGTATTTTGGGAGGAATTTCGTCTGGGCAAGAAATAATTGTATCTTTTGCTGTGAAACCAACATCATCAATTTTAACATCTAGAAAAACAGTGAATAAATTTGGAAAAAACACAACTATATCAGTAAAAGGTAGGCATGATCCGTGTGTTGGAATAAGAGCTGTGCCTGTTGGAGAGGCAATGATGAATTGTGTTTTATTAGATCATTACCTAATGCACAAAGCTCAGTGTAAATAA
- a CDS encoding Polyprenyl synthetase (PFAM: Polyprenyl synthetase): protein MISDNYKLIILIIPNQIMGTVVQLKNKINNSYFQLRDSNEQRLALVEERIEKKLDSHVELVKEMTDYHIKTGGKRLRALLTLISAKLCGYNSGSRDVNLAACVELIHSATLMHDDVIDNGLVRRNKKTLNQIWGNQSSVLVGDYLLSRCFEMMVEDGNLEVLKLLSSTSSKIAQGEVLQLQHKGEVDMLEETYLKIITAKTAELFAAATKVGAILSNVDSKKKEALEFYGRNLGLTFQIADDTLDYNSELKLFGKKIGKDFFENKITLPIILLCQKTSEKEKENIKNIFSKENKDDKDFNYILSLIKKYNIISDCYRKAEHYINLAGNALSAFDENENKKIMQGLTSFSLERDF from the coding sequence TTGATAAGTGATAATTACAAACTAATTATACTAATTATACCCAATCAAATTATGGGAACAGTAGTACAATTAAAAAACAAAATAAATAATTCTTACTTTCAACTAAGAGATTCTAATGAACAGAGGCTCGCTTTAGTTGAAGAGAGAATCGAAAAAAAATTAGACAGTCATGTAGAATTAGTCAAAGAGATGACTGATTATCATATTAAAACTGGGGGTAAAAGACTTAGAGCTTTATTAACTCTAATCTCAGCAAAATTATGTGGTTACAACAGTGGGTCAAGAGATGTTAACTTGGCTGCATGTGTTGAGTTAATTCACAGTGCAACTCTTATGCATGATGATGTAATCGATAACGGATTAGTCAGAAGAAATAAAAAAACATTAAATCAAATATGGGGTAATCAATCATCAGTACTAGTTGGTGATTATTTATTAAGTAGATGTTTTGAAATGATGGTTGAAGATGGAAACTTAGAAGTTTTAAAACTTTTATCATCAACTTCTTCTAAAATTGCACAAGGTGAGGTGCTTCAGCTTCAACACAAAGGTGAAGTTGATATGCTTGAGGAAACATATTTAAAAATAATTACAGCCAAAACTGCAGAACTATTTGCTGCTGCAACAAAAGTTGGAGCAATTTTATCTAATGTAGATAGTAAAAAAAAAGAAGCTCTAGAATTTTATGGAAGAAACTTAGGTCTTACGTTTCAAATCGCTGATGATACTCTTGATTATAATTCTGAGTTAAAACTATTTGGTAAGAAAATTGGTAAAGATTTTTTCGAAAATAAAATTACTTTACCAATAATTTTACTTTGTCAAAAAACTTCTGAAAAAGAAAAAGAAAATATAAAAAATATTTTTTCAAAAGAAAATAAAGATGATAAAGATTTTAATTATATTTTATCTTTAATTAAGAAATATAATATTATTTCAGATTGTTATAGAAAAGCAGAACACTATATTAATCTTGCTGGAAATGCTTTAAGCGCATTTGATGAGAATGAAAATAAGAAAATAATGCAAGGTTTAACATCTTTTAGCCTTGAAAGAGATTTTTAA
- a CDS encoding Pyridoxamine 5'-phosphate oxidase (PFAM: Pyridoxamine 5'-phosphate oxidase; Pyridoxine 5'-phosphate oxidase C-terminal dimerisation region~TIGRFAM: pyridoxamine-phosphate oxidase), protein MNEKNTLGLNNCFLDLSDPFELFGKWFEEAKKSEPNDPNALALSTSTKDGIPSVRMVLLKGFNSNGFIFYTNLNSKKSNDIKENPNVAMCFHWKSLLRQIRIVGKVSQVSDEVADKYYNSRGYESRIGAWASKQSSILKNRDELKNSIDEFKKKFNDENNVPRPDHWSGWNLSPQSIEFWLDGESRIHERLKYIKNENKSWDKVLLSP, encoded by the coding sequence ATGAACGAAAAAAACACCTTAGGTCTAAATAACTGTTTTTTAGATTTATCAGATCCTTTTGAGTTGTTTGGAAAGTGGTTTGAAGAAGCAAAAAAAAGTGAACCAAATGACCCAAATGCTCTGGCATTAAGTACGTCTACTAAAGATGGTATTCCATCAGTTAGAATGGTTTTGCTTAAAGGGTTTAATTCTAATGGATTTATATTTTATACAAATTTAAATAGCAAAAAAAGTAATGATATTAAAGAGAACCCTAATGTGGCAATGTGTTTTCATTGGAAAAGTTTATTAAGACAAATCAGAATTGTGGGAAAAGTTTCTCAAGTTTCAGATGAAGTAGCGGATAAATATTATAATTCAAGAGGATATGAAAGTAGAATTGGAGCATGGGCTTCAAAACAAAGTAGTATCTTAAAAAATAGAGATGAATTAAAAAATTCAATTGATGAATTTAAAAAGAAATTTAATGATGAAAATAATGTCCCAAGACCAGATCATTGGTCTGGTTGGAATTTAAGCCCACAATCAATTGAATTTTGGTTAGATGGAGAGAGTAGAATTCACGAGAGATTAAAGTATATAAAAAATGAAAATAAATCTTGGGATAAAGTATTGCTAAGTCCTTAA
- a CDS encoding Peptidase family S49 (PFAM: Peptidase family S49~TIGRFAM: signal peptide peptidase SppA, 36K type), whose product MFSLFKKKKIIPHIKLSGVIGNVGKFKQGIDFAGQEEIIKKAFELKKSPCVAVTINSPGGSPVQSHLIYKFIRYQAKKNKTKVIVFAEDVAASGGYLIACAGDEIYANSSSIIGSIGVIYSSFGFTELIKKVGVERRVHTAGKNKSTLDPFMEEKPEDIERLKKIQLDLHKDFINVVEESRGVKLNKNDVELFSGEFWSGSKAKELGLVDGIGDANEVLRNKYGDDVVIKKFEKSKSWLSKKLSSSTDQIDQFANIVEERSIWQRYGF is encoded by the coding sequence ATGTTCTCATTGTTTAAAAAGAAAAAAATTATTCCTCATATAAAATTAAGCGGTGTAATTGGTAATGTTGGAAAATTTAAGCAAGGTATAGATTTTGCTGGCCAAGAAGAAATTATTAAAAAGGCTTTTGAGCTTAAAAAATCACCATGTGTTGCAGTGACTATTAATTCACCAGGGGGGTCACCAGTGCAATCTCATTTGATTTATAAATTTATCAGATATCAAGCAAAAAAAAATAAAACAAAAGTAATTGTTTTTGCTGAAGATGTTGCTGCTTCAGGAGGTTATTTAATTGCATGTGCTGGAGATGAAATTTATGCAAATTCAAGTTCTATCATAGGTTCCATTGGAGTAATTTATTCTTCGTTTGGATTTACAGAATTAATTAAAAAAGTTGGAGTAGAAAGAAGAGTACACACTGCTGGAAAAAATAAAAGTACGCTAGATCCTTTTATGGAAGAAAAACCTGAAGATATAGAAAGATTAAAAAAGATTCAGTTAGATTTACATAAAGATTTTATAAATGTTGTTGAAGAAAGTAGAGGCGTAAAGTTAAATAAAAATGATGTTGAACTATTCTCCGGTGAATTTTGGTCAGGTTCAAAAGCAAAAGAATTAGGACTTGTTGATGGAATTGGTGATGCTAATGAAGTTTTGAGGAATAAGTACGGAGATGATGTTGTTATTAAAAAGTTTGAAAAATCAAAAAGTTGGTTAAGCAAAAAACTTTCGTCTTCAACAGATCAGATTGATCAGTTTGCTAATATTGTTGAGGAAAGATCTATTTGGCAAAGATATGGTTTCTAA
- a CDS encoding glycine--tRNA ligase alpha chain (PFAM: Glycyl-tRNA synthetase alpha subunit~TIGRFAM: glycyl-tRNA synthetase, tetrameric type, alpha subunit), which translates to MVSKKKTHPKTLTFQETIMNLQKFWSKEGCAILQPYDMEVGAGTFHPATTLRSLGPKPWKTAYVQPSRRPTDGRYGENPNRLQHYYQYQVLIKPSPNNIKKLYLKSLQSIGINHEDHDIRFVEDDWESPTLGAAGLGWEVWCDGMEITQFTYFQQMAGFECKPVSVELTYGLERICMFTQQKKNVYDLVWNSEGLLYRDVFHQSEKEFSIYNFEKANVENLFKMFDMHEEEAKSLAEKKISLPAYDQCLKASHIFNILDARGAISVAQRAGYIARIRDITKTAAAAWVESQN; encoded by the coding sequence ATGGTTTCTAAAAAAAAAACTCACCCAAAAACACTAACTTTTCAAGAAACTATAATGAACCTCCAAAAGTTTTGGAGTAAGGAAGGATGTGCTATTTTACAACCTTATGATATGGAGGTCGGGGCAGGAACATTTCATCCTGCAACAACTCTGAGATCTTTAGGACCCAAACCTTGGAAAACAGCTTATGTCCAGCCATCAAGAAGACCTACTGATGGTAGATATGGAGAAAATCCAAATAGATTACAACATTATTATCAGTATCAAGTTTTGATTAAACCATCACCGAACAATATTAAAAAACTTTATTTAAAAAGTTTACAAAGTATAGGCATAAATCATGAAGATCATGATATTAGATTTGTTGAAGATGATTGGGAAAGTCCAACTTTAGGAGCCGCAGGTTTGGGCTGGGAAGTTTGGTGTGATGGTATGGAAATTACTCAGTTTACATATTTTCAACAAATGGCTGGCTTTGAGTGCAAACCAGTATCAGTAGAATTAACTTACGGTTTAGAAAGAATTTGTATGTTTACCCAGCAGAAAAAAAATGTTTATGATTTAGTTTGGAATTCTGAAGGCTTGCTATACCGAGATGTTTTTCATCAATCTGAAAAAGAATTTTCAATTTATAATTTTGAAAAAGCGAATGTAGAAAATTTATTTAAAATGTTTGATATGCATGAGGAAGAAGCAAAATCTTTAGCTGAAAAAAAAATATCACTACCTGCTTATGATCAATGTTTAAAAGCTAGTCACATATTTAATATTTTAGATGCTAGAGGAGCAATAAGTGTTGCTCAAAGAGCAGGGTATATTGCAAGAATTAGGGACATTACAAAAACTGCAGCAGCAGCTTGGGTAGAAAGTCAAAATTAA
- a CDS encoding Polyprenyl synthetase (PFAM: Polyprenyl synthetase), whose product MLKDLTKIAKDTNSFLKTFIKTQKKTELIVPMSYGLFSGGKKIRSKILKDIGYIFNVDYKTLIIIGSAVECIHAYSLIHDDLPCMDNDDMRRGKPSTHKKFGESTAVLAGNSLLTLAYEILSNEKLKIKDETKLKLIKKISECSGHQGIAGGQFLDLNFEHKKVSKKRIVEMEIKKTGKLFSFCCMAPLIIKDRSAKEISMYENIGSEIGLLFQVADDLIDHKGSSSSAGKKTKKDHKKGKATLISLLGYENTIKYSEEIKTKILKKINKYGSRTNEIRKTLNFILNRNK is encoded by the coding sequence ATGTTAAAAGATCTAACTAAAATTGCAAAAGATACAAATAGTTTTCTGAAAACTTTTATAAAAACTCAAAAAAAAACAGAACTAATTGTACCAATGTCATACGGTTTATTCTCTGGAGGTAAAAAAATTAGATCAAAAATACTAAAAGACATTGGTTATATATTTAATGTAGACTACAAAACTTTAATAATAATTGGTAGCGCTGTTGAATGTATTCATGCTTATTCTTTAATACATGATGATTTACCATGTATGGATAATGACGATATGAGAAGAGGCAAACCTTCAACCCATAAAAAATTTGGCGAATCCACTGCTGTACTTGCTGGTAATTCACTTTTAACTTTAGCTTATGAAATTTTAAGTAATGAAAAACTAAAGATTAAAGATGAAACTAAATTAAAACTTATAAAGAAAATATCAGAATGTTCAGGTCATCAAGGTATAGCTGGAGGACAATTTTTAGATTTAAATTTCGAACACAAAAAAGTTTCAAAAAAAAGAATTGTTGAAATGGAGATAAAAAAAACTGGGAAACTTTTTAGTTTTTGTTGTATGGCTCCATTAATCATAAAAGATAGAAGTGCTAAAGAAATATCAATGTATGAAAATATTGGTTCTGAAATTGGTTTATTATTTCAAGTAGCTGATGACTTGATCGATCATAAAGGATCATCTTCATCTGCAGGAAAAAAGACTAAAAAAGATCATAAAAAAGGAAAAGCAACCTTAATTAGTTTACTCGGTTATGAAAATACTATTAAATACAGCGAGGAAATAAAAACAAAAATTTTAAAAAAAATAAATAAATACGGTTCTAGAACAAACGAAATAAGAAAAACTTTAAACTTTATTTTAAATAGAAATAAATGA
- a CDS encoding glycine--tRNA ligase beta chain (PFAM: Glycyl-tRNA synthetase beta subunit; DALR anticodon binding domain~TIGRFAM: glycyl-tRNA synthetase, tetrameric type, beta subunit): MSEFFLELLSEEIPSNLQKKLRDDLLENFQKSFNEKSIQFKNSFCKSTPNRAVIVFEGLQKETIIKSEEIKGPNIKAPEKATEGFLRSNSITKKDLIIKKTDKGDFYFFKKKQQKIKTQNILKDLILENLNRIQWKKSMRWGYGELNWGRPLKSILAIYDKKKIDFKFHHIPSNNFTFLDAQFEEKTKIVKDYKDYQSSLKKIEKIVDNDERKKIIEKQFDKIENKKNFLIDRNSKVLDEVINLTDQPNSIICKFDERFLKIPKEILIITMQHHQKYFPTYNTKGDLTNEFIVVSNKLDKKGLIKLGNERVVEARLTDAEFFWNKDKSLNLVKQVSKLKVMNYFEGLGTYYDKAQRMRKLGSMISDELLISKEKVELSASISKVDLISEIVGEFPELQGLMGGYFAEAQGFEKDISIAISEQYLPVGLDSKISKKPYSIALSISDKLDSLVGFFGIDKKPTSSKDPFALRRLALGLVRTIIENKKDFKIKDLIRYSASLYETQNLKLTNQNLFNDLEDFLTDRFRYYMREKNIRNDIVEASIVNINLNTPTIEFDKAKILNKLINNQSGKDVIAIYKRASNIIESENRKKFKLDNTTDPGIFKSDFERNLLNKINDIRKYFSSIDNSENYEETLSILASAKESLDAFFDNVQVNDKDENIKKNRLELLQMFCKTFENFTNFSKLETNK, from the coding sequence ATGTCAGAATTCTTTTTAGAATTATTGAGTGAAGAGATACCTTCTAATTTACAAAAAAAATTAAGAGATGATTTATTAGAAAATTTTCAAAAAAGTTTTAATGAAAAATCAATTCAATTTAAAAATAGTTTTTGTAAATCTACTCCTAATCGTGCTGTAATAGTTTTCGAAGGACTTCAAAAAGAGACAATAATAAAATCTGAAGAAATAAAAGGACCAAATATCAAAGCACCTGAAAAAGCAACAGAAGGATTTTTAAGATCTAATAGTATTACAAAAAAAGATTTGATCATCAAAAAAACAGACAAAGGTGATTTCTATTTTTTTAAAAAAAAACAACAAAAAATAAAAACTCAAAATATTTTAAAAGATTTAATTTTAGAAAATTTGAATAGAATACAATGGAAAAAATCAATGAGATGGGGCTATGGTGAATTAAATTGGGGAAGACCTTTAAAGTCAATTTTAGCTATATATGACAAAAAAAAAATAGATTTTAAATTTCATCATATACCATCTAACAATTTTACTTTTTTGGATGCTCAATTTGAAGAAAAAACAAAGATAGTTAAAGATTATAAAGATTATCAATCCAGTCTAAAAAAGATAGAAAAAATTGTAGATAACGATGAGAGAAAAAAAATAATAGAAAAACAATTTGATAAAATTGAAAATAAAAAAAATTTCTTAATTGATCGTAATTCTAAAGTGCTAGATGAAGTTATAAATTTAACAGATCAACCTAATTCTATCATTTGTAAGTTTGATGAAAGATTTTTAAAAATTCCAAAGGAAATTTTAATAATAACAATGCAACATCACCAAAAATATTTCCCAACCTATAATACTAAAGGTGATCTTACTAATGAATTTATAGTTGTTTCTAATAAGCTAGATAAAAAAGGATTGATTAAGCTTGGAAATGAACGAGTGGTTGAAGCAAGACTAACAGACGCAGAATTTTTTTGGAACAAAGACAAATCTTTAAATTTAGTCAAACAAGTTTCAAAATTAAAAGTTATGAATTATTTTGAGGGACTTGGCACATACTATGACAAAGCTCAGAGAATGAGAAAATTGGGATCAATGATTTCGGATGAACTTCTAATTAGTAAAGAAAAAGTAGAGTTGTCTGCATCAATTTCTAAAGTTGACTTAATTTCAGAAATTGTTGGTGAGTTTCCAGAGTTACAAGGACTAATGGGTGGATATTTTGCAGAGGCACAGGGTTTTGAAAAAGATATTTCAATTGCAATCAGCGAACAGTATTTACCTGTTGGCTTAGATTCAAAAATTTCTAAAAAACCCTACAGTATAGCATTGTCTATTTCTGATAAGTTAGACAGTTTGGTAGGTTTTTTTGGTATTGATAAAAAACCCACAAGCTCTAAGGATCCTTTCGCGTTGCGAAGATTAGCACTTGGCCTTGTGAGAACAATAATTGAAAATAAAAAAGATTTTAAGATTAAAGATTTAATAAGATATTCTGCAAGTTTATACGAAACTCAAAACTTAAAACTTACAAATCAAAATTTGTTCAATGATTTAGAAGATTTCTTAACAGATAGATTTAGATATTACATGCGAGAAAAAAACATCAGAAACGATATAGTTGAAGCATCAATTGTAAATATAAACCTTAATACTCCTACGATAGAATTTGATAAAGCAAAAATTTTAAATAAATTAATCAATAATCAATCTGGCAAAGATGTAATCGCAATTTATAAAAGAGCTTCAAATATAATTGAGAGTGAAAATAGAAAAAAATTTAAATTAGATAATACAACTGATCCTGGTATTTTTAAGTCAGATTTTGAAAGAAATCTTTTAAACAAAATCAATGATATTAGAAAATATTTTTCATCAATTGATAATTCAGAAAATTATGAGGAAACTTTATCAATTTTAGCCAGTGCAAAAGAATCTTTGGATGCTTTCTTTGATAATGTTCAAGTAAATGACAAAGATGAAAATATAAAAAAAAACAGATTGGAACTTTTACAAATGTTTTGTAAAACGTTCGAAAATTTTACAAATTTTTCAAAACTAGAAACCAATAAGTGA
- a CDS encoding 1-deoxy-D-xylulose-5-phosphate synthase (PFAM: Dehydrogenase E1 component; Transketolase, C-terminal domain; Transketolase, pyrimidine binding domain~TIGRFAM: 1-deoxy-D-xylulose-5-phosphate synthase) — MSKKYKFLNQINFPSDLKKISEKDLKVVSDELREEVIDAVSTTGGHLGASLGVVELTVALHYVFNTPQDKIIWDVGHQSYPHKILTGRKDKIRTLRQGGGISGFTKRTESEYDPFGAAHSSTSISAGLGIAEANKLSNKNDEVIAVIGDGAISAGMAYEAMNNAGTSKAKMIVILNDNEMSIAKPVGAMSTYLAKIFSGKIYFSLRETIKLITSAFSKRFSAKAGKAEDLFRSAVTGGTLFHSLGFYYIGPIDGHDLTTLVPILKNVKQSKHQGPILIHIKTQKGKGYSFAEKANDHYHGVSKFNVGTGEQVKASASAPSYTKVFAKTLIEHAKKDSKIVAVTAAMPGGTGLDVFGKEFPSRMYDVGIAEQHAVTFAAGLATENYKPYAAIYSTFLQRAYDQIVHDVAIQSLPVRFAIDRAGLVGADGPTHAGSFDITYLSTLPNFIIMAASDEAELVRMINTSVDINDKPCAFRYPRGTGLGTELPPISEKIEIGKGRIIQEGKKLAVLNFGTRLSEVLKASENLKKKGINITVIDARFAKPLDENLIWQLATTHESILTIEEGAIGGFGSHVVNFLTKKNLLDSNLKFRSMILPDLFIDQDKPEIMYSEALLDSSSIEEKIMDLINSNIVLQKQN, encoded by the coding sequence ATGAGTAAAAAATATAAATTTTTAAATCAAATTAATTTCCCATCTGATTTAAAAAAAATTTCTGAAAAAGATTTAAAAGTTGTATCGGATGAATTAAGAGAAGAGGTAATAGACGCTGTTTCCACAACTGGAGGACATCTTGGTGCCAGTTTAGGGGTTGTGGAATTAACAGTGGCTCTTCATTATGTATTCAATACACCACAGGATAAAATAATTTGGGATGTTGGTCATCAATCTTATCCCCATAAAATTCTCACAGGTAGAAAAGATAAAATTAGAACTTTAAGACAAGGTGGAGGAATTTCAGGTTTTACTAAAAGAACTGAAAGCGAGTATGATCCATTTGGAGCCGCACATAGCTCAACCTCAATTTCTGCTGGGCTAGGTATTGCTGAAGCTAACAAGTTATCTAATAAAAATGATGAAGTCATTGCAGTTATTGGAGATGGTGCCATCAGCGCTGGTATGGCTTATGAAGCAATGAATAACGCAGGAACCTCAAAAGCAAAAATGATTGTAATTTTGAATGATAACGAAATGTCTATTGCAAAACCAGTTGGTGCTATGAGCACTTATCTTGCAAAAATTTTTTCTGGAAAGATTTATTTTAGCCTAAGAGAAACAATAAAACTTATTACTTCTGCTTTTTCAAAAAGATTTAGTGCTAAAGCTGGAAAAGCTGAAGATTTATTTAGATCAGCTGTAACGGGAGGAACTTTATTTCACTCATTAGGATTTTATTATATTGGTCCTATCGATGGACATGATTTAACCACTCTTGTACCAATATTAAAAAATGTTAAACAATCTAAACACCAAGGCCCAATTTTAATTCATATTAAAACTCAAAAAGGCAAAGGTTATTCATTTGCTGAAAAAGCTAATGATCATTATCATGGAGTATCTAAGTTTAATGTAGGTACAGGTGAACAAGTAAAAGCTTCTGCATCAGCTCCATCATACACAAAAGTTTTTGCTAAAACTTTAATTGAGCATGCAAAAAAAGATAGTAAAATTGTTGCAGTTACAGCTGCTATGCCTGGCGGTACAGGTTTAGATGTGTTTGGAAAAGAATTTCCAAGCAGAATGTATGATGTTGGAATTGCAGAACAACATGCAGTAACTTTTGCTGCAGGTTTAGCTACAGAAAATTATAAACCTTATGCCGCAATTTATTCAACTTTTTTACAAAGAGCTTATGATCAAATTGTTCATGATGTTGCAATACAAAGTCTACCTGTAAGATTTGCAATTGATAGGGCTGGACTAGTTGGAGCTGATGGCCCAACACATGCAGGAAGTTTTGATATTACTTACTTATCTACTTTACCAAATTTTATAATAATGGCTGCAAGTGATGAAGCGGAATTAGTAAGAATGATTAACACATCTGTAGATATAAATGATAAACCTTGTGCATTTAGATATCCTAGGGGAACTGGATTAGGGACAGAACTACCACCAATTTCTGAAAAAATTGAAATTGGTAAGGGAAGAATTATTCAAGAGGGAAAAAAATTAGCAGTTCTTAATTTTGGGACTAGACTAAGTGAAGTACTAAAAGCATCAGAAAATTTAAAAAAAAAAGGAATAAATATTACGGTTATAGACGCAAGGTTTGCTAAACCCTTAGATGAAAATTTAATCTGGCAATTAGCCACTACACATGAATCAATTCTTACAATTGAAGAGGGTGCAATAGGTGGTTTTGGCTCGCATGTTGTCAATTTTTTAACGAAAAAAAATCTATTAGATTCAAATTTAAAATTTAGATCAATGATATTACCAGATTTATTTATTGACCAAGACAAACCAGAAATAATGTACTCAGAAGCTTTGCTAGACTCAAGTTCTATAGAGGAAAAAATAATGGATTTGATAAATTCAAATATAGTTTTACAAAAACAAAACTAA
- a CDS encoding translation factor SUA5 (PFAM: yrdC domain; SUA5 domain~TIGRFAM: Sua5/YciO/YrdC/YwlC family protein) produces the protein MKRNYSNIKKAKYYLDNNECVAIPTETVYGLAGNAYSSNAVKKIFKLKKRPSFNPLIVHYSKVRDLQKDCEINQYFIKLYKKFCPGPLTFVLKLKKNSQISKYVTNKKKTLAVRFPKHSITRLLLKNLNYPLAAPSANLSTKVSAVEPKHINEDFGNKIKFILKGKKSKIGIESTIIDLTNKPKILRLGGLEIEKIEKEIKTKLHFKLNPKKISAPGQLKLHYSPGLPIKLNVKNANDNVAHILINKRKNDKKNFFYLSKKSDLKEAAKNLYSTLRKIKKDGYKRIAVEKIPKIGLGLSINDRLNRAAKFK, from the coding sequence ATGAAAAGAAACTATTCAAATATTAAAAAAGCAAAATATTATTTAGATAATAATGAATGTGTAGCAATTCCTACAGAAACTGTTTATGGACTTGCAGGAAATGCTTACTCTTCAAATGCTGTCAAAAAAATTTTTAAACTTAAAAAAAGACCTTCTTTTAACCCTTTGATTGTGCACTACTCAAAAGTCAGAGATTTACAAAAAGATTGTGAAATTAATCAATATTTTATTAAACTTTATAAAAAATTTTGTCCTGGCCCATTAACATTTGTTTTAAAACTTAAAAAAAATTCTCAAATATCAAAATATGTTACAAATAAGAAAAAAACATTAGCCGTTAGATTTCCAAAACATTCTATAACAAGATTACTTTTAAAAAACTTAAATTACCCTCTAGCTGCTCCTAGTGCAAACTTATCTACAAAAGTCAGTGCTGTAGAACCAAAACATATAAATGAAGATTTTGGAAATAAAATTAAATTTATTTTAAAAGGAAAGAAGTCAAAAATAGGAATTGAATCAACTATAATTGACTTAACAAATAAACCGAAAATTTTAAGACTGGGTGGATTAGAAATAGAAAAAATTGAAAAAGAAATCAAAACTAAACTTCATTTTAAATTAAACCCAAAAAAAATATCAGCGCCAGGACAACTAAAATTACATTACTCTCCTGGTTTACCAATCAAATTAAATGTAAAAAATGCTAATGATAATGTTGCACATATACTTATAAATAAGAGGAAAAATGATAAAAAAAATTTTTTTTACTTGAGTAAAAAATCTGACTTAAAAGAAGCTGCAAAAAATTTATATAGTACGTTAAGAAAAATAAAGAAAGATGGTTATAAAAGAATTGCAGTTGAAAAAATTCCTAAAATTGGTTTAGGACTGTCAATAAATGATAGACTTAATAGAGCAGCTAAATTTAAATGA